ggcacgtgaatgtggttttctcttgatgttcgggtgctattggaatttgaaaatatccgcaaaaaccatcaagaaaacaatagtaactatttccggctaatcttttcaacatttgatcaataaaaggtaagggaaagtgatcttttctggtggcgtcatttaattttctataatcaatacatacacgccatcctgttacagtcctagtaggaataagctcatttttctcatttgtaatgacagttatgccacccttcttaggcacgcattgaactgggcttacccatggactatcagaaattggataaattaaacctgcatctagcagtttaattatttcttttttaacaacatcttgcatattaggatttagtcttcgttggtgttgcacatacgttttatgaccttcttccataaggattttatgtgtgcaatacgaaagacttattcctttaatatcatgaatcttccatgcaatagctggtttatgagctttcaacacagaaatgagttgtgatttttcattttcagtaagagaagatgatattattacaagtaattcagattcaccatgtaaataagcgtattccaaatggtttggaagtggctttaactctaatgtcggtggttcttctatcgatgatttatatcgatatctgtcttcttcttttagcatttaaatttcttctgttgttggttcatatccattagctattagtgtagctaacattttagcttcatcaattggttcagttccttctcctaaagaacattctcctgttccttgtaattctggaaattcttctaacaattctgcatgtgaatctatagtttgaatataataacatgtatcatctgcagattgcggttgttgcattgctctatcaactgaaaaggtaacactctcgtcctctatacttagggtcagtttcttaccaaacacgtctatcattgctttagccgtgtttaagaatggttttcctaatatgagaggaacttgagaatcttcttccatgtccagaacaacaaaatctactggaaatactaaagtaccaactttaactagtatgttctccattatccctctaggatattttattgatcgatcggctagttgtatacttattcttgttggtttcaattctccaaggtctagtttagtgtatagtgaatacggcattaaatttatactagcacctaagtctgctaatgcttctattgaactaagactacccagaaaacatgaaattgtgaaacttcctggatcagataatttttctggtatcttattcaacagtactgcagaacaattagcattcatagtaacagccgagagttcttccattttctttctattcgtgattagatctttcaagaatttagcatatctaggtattcctgaaatcacatcaatgaaaggaagatttacatttatctgtttaaacatatccaagaatttggattgctcggcttcaagtttttcttttttcattttacttgggtaaggaagtggtggttggtatggtttaacataaggtttagccttaactatgctatcttcattaaccttttcaactaccggttctttttccttatcttgatcaggttgtggttcttgtagagtaggaatagcttcatcagaagttacaggtattttaggtggtttaagtgttgtaccacttcttgtggtaatggctttagctgtttcattccgggggttagcatttgtatcactaggtaaacttcccggttttctttcacctattaaccttgctaggttacttacttcttgttccaaattttgaatagaagcttgttgatttctaaatgcttgagcattttgttcattagtttgtttctgagatgtgaaaaactgcgtttgagtttcaactagctttgtcatcatatcttctaaattcggctttttatcatcggtttgtggtggtttgttttgaaaattaggtctttgctggttgtaagtattattggatacttgttgattgctaggaccttgttggttgttgtatggaatatttcgattataattctggttttgattgtagatcggtcttggcggttgataattattctgataattatttccaagcctttggtttagatatgaaacattctctctttgttccattgttagttcaatactgagacaatcttttgtcaaatgtggttctccacactattcacaactaattcgtattgagtggatatctttagtcatcttttccattcgtctctcgacagcatctatctttgcagaaatggaatctaagtcatggctagaatcggctctagctgctttagatgatctaacgatatctttttcttggtgccactcatgtgagtgggaagcagtgttatcaataattttgtaagcatcagtttcggttttcttcataatagaaccaccagctgctatatcgatgtctttccttatagtgatgtcgcatccttggtagaatatttgtactatttgacaggtgtctaaaccatgttgcggacatcctcttaataactttccaaatcttgtccatgcctcatatagagtttcatttggtttctgtgtgaacgtaacaatttctccttgaagtcttacggctttagatgccggaaagaattgtttaagaaaattttcaactaaaacgtcccatgtatcaatcgccccttcaggtaacgattccaaccaatctttggcttctccctttaaagtctagggaaataacatgagatatatctgttcatcctcaacttctcttattttaaatagtgtgcagatcctattaaaggtacgaagatgttcgtttggatcttccttcggcgaaccactaaattggcattgattagtcaccatatgtagaatttgtcctttgatttcataatctggtgcattaatgtctggatgagtaattgcgtgactttggccagtgcgtttagctctcattcggtcttccatacttaaaggttccagattctccataattgaatttgttgaatcagaatcactagaggattctgatttaatggttctttcctcaacaatctctgtttgaatgattggtggttccggaggaaaaattaatggttcaggatctatgaattgtccctgaatattctccggattctcaattgtgaggtcgggttcaaaaaatggattatcggaaatttgaactggagtacttggtcgactggatgacgattctaaagaaaaatcaacggcggtaatatttgctagatgtcttgatctagttacaggtggtgaacgtacaaaaggtggtgaacgtcttgctcggtgcattcactgaatatcctattagtttttaaaaaggaaagaaaaattatataagttatccaattaatagacttttctgattttgcccacgtttcgaatagccaaaagatgcagcagaggggcaggattcgtttggtctcaatataattgagtactgtttggctccaataatccggtccacgtacaaatccaactattactacgaaccagaaaattttgatgtctatcaatttaaccacttaaaataaattttcgtaattttaagaaatttagataagaagtagagaaaattctaagtcctaaaaactagaatagcgagaaataagaaagaaaagagcgcgtcgaaaaagaaaagggttgaaaaataaaaggcgtcgaaaaataagaaataataaaaaaatgacttatagaacttaaaaacactcgactaacccaaccttattactatcactaacttaaaattataatcgcaaattgagattactaattggagtgataattgatacataggtaaaaggcgtcgaaaaataaaaataagaaagtagcgcgttgaaacttaaaaaggcactaaaaactaaaaattaaaagttgcttataaaaatattaaagcttacaagtaaaactatatcccaaatggcaatatcttaaaaaggaactaaaacttaaaaaggcgtcgcaaaattctaaagcacctaaatcttagtctaaagaaaaagcacttaaggggttttacggtaaagcctaaaaatctagaaataaaaataactatggcaaaaactatgttttaaaactaaaaatgagcgacaaatacaaatattatgctaaaacaaataaaaagggacaaaatataaaaatatactaaaagttgtaaaaagtaaaatttttataaaaatattatttttatattatttattttataaaactattaattttataaactaattacactaatttaactaaaaatacaaaataaaaataaaaactaaattatataataaaaataccctaattagggtttaatttaaataataaaaataaaaactcgtaataaatgcaggattagggttctgtgtaacccgtgtcagacggctccgcgagtcgcggtgtttccagttaaaaacccccgcaagtcgcgaggtttgtattttcaaacgtgtaccaggctaaaatcgttcggtttctgttttttatttatatttttatatatatatttttttttctatttttaatttaattaaaatatttatataatttaaataaaacttatctttaaaaactaagatagaaataaaatactttataacaatctaaaaaaaaatagatttatatatatttatattttttttttttggttttttaaaatttttttatattttaaataaacacaaaatatttaaataaaacttatattttttataaaataaaaataaagaaactttataaaacttaaatatttaacaaactcttaaaaatatttatatttttgtttttctttttatatttttgaatatttaaaacgtatttttacaaaagcgtatttttttatattagtaaactaaaaataaattttttttttatattagcgttgcgcttccggcttttaagcttgatgttccccgacagcggcgccccaaaaatacttgatgttatgcgaggtgtatataaaatagcttaaattttactaggaaatactattaaatacgatacaattttacacaagatatttatttatttattgaatggatatacttaaaccttgctacaacacttataggcagtgtacctaatcgtacagtagtgtagtttttagtaagtccggttcgttccacaggggaaaaaaatctttaaacaaagcttaacgctatattagttttattttataaaaatacaaatatatatatataagtaatattattattataaaggggggtttttaccgtttaatgaccggtttatcgattttaaaaactttagtcgcagttaaaacctgatgtaaaataataaaaataaatataacttaatttaaagcataaagtaaataacaataatgaaattgcgataaataaaagtgcgataaaataaaattgcgataattaaaaagtacgataattaaaagtgcaattaaatacaataacaataaataaaagtgcgataattagaaatgcaattaaatataaaataaaggaaataaaatatgaaataaaataattatgcttatttaaacttccgtaatcatgatttttgacgtgttgattttagttttatgcccatgggttaattgtcctttgtcctggattatttaatatgtccgtctggtttttgtccataacagtccatcagtcataaatataaagtgcgagtatcctagtcaaattatccttatacccgaagttaaatattccaactaattggggacttaaactgtaacaagattttaatactttgtttaataattacaccaggttatcgactgcgtgtaaccgaaggttttaatactttgttaacaattatgccaagtgtccttgtacataatttcacccctgttttaataattctagtggctattaatccattcccgtgtccggttaaatgaatgattattcgtacatataaatatcccgcccatcgtgtccgattgagtgtatatggttatttatagggacgtccaattgtaaatctttatattaaaattaacaaactatcatttagttaaacaaatataaagcccattaatagcccatagtctaatttccacaagtgtcgttcttttgtccaaaccccaattatggtacaaagcccaattacccaattttagtaattagcccaacatcatgattacttcgttttaaataagcataataataacttagctacgagacattaaattaaaaaggttgaacataacttacaatgattaaaaatagcgtagcgttacacggacagaatttcgacttacacccttacaacattcgctaacatacccttattattaggattaaaattaaaattaaaattaaaatataaatatttacgtatagatatagagagggtggatatatgatatttttttacgtcgaactgcgctggcttttataggaattttcgtccaggggagctctgcgactcgcgacattttttgccttcaaactccgcgagtcgcggagtttgtttttacagctcacccagctttagcTCTTTGTTTGCcaacgatttttaaatatattataatatatatattaatttttagaattaattatatattatattatattcatgtgcatagttgacttgtaatttttagtccgttacgtcgagcgttgagagttgactctggtcccggtcccggattttcaaacgtccttgcgtacaatttaatatcttgtactttgcgttttgaatcttgtactcttgtaatttcgagatgtttcttatcaataattggaacctctttgattgtcttttgtacttttgagctttttggtcgtttgcgtcttcaattcgtcgaatctgccttttgtcttcaccttttattatttaaacgaatatcacttgtaaataggacaattgcaactaaaagcttgtctttcttgaggaataatgctatgaaatatatgttcgtttttagcattatcaagtcacCATTTTCacaacaggtgaaaaagtttcatcataatcaacaccTTCAGTTTGACTATAGCCTTTTGCAACTAACCTAGCTTTATATCTTTCAATTTCTTCAGTTgacttatatttaattttataaaccCATTTGTTGCCAATTGGTTTTCTGTCACTAGGAAGATCAGTTAAAACCCAAGTTTGATTTCTATTAAGAGCTTCCATTTCAGTGTTCATTGCATCTACCCACTTTGGATCTAAAGATGCTTCATAATATGTTGTTGGTTCATGACTTTTGTTTAAAGTGGAAATAAAGTTGAAGTTTTTTACATCAAGTTTAGAATAATTAACATATCTGTTTATACCATATTTAACTTTTCCATTTAAAACATAATCATTTAAACTCTGTGGTAAAACAAAATGTCTAGAAGACCTCCTCAAATTTGATTCAGGAGTAGCAATATTTCCCTCAGTATTTATAGATTCATCAATAGCAGTGCCATGAATTTGGGGCCCCACTAGTGTTGCTCTGGAGCCACCTACAACATCAATAACAGTTTCAGTTATTGACTTGTCACCTAAATTAGTGTTTATTACACTTGTGACCTTATTCCTATCAGAACTTCTATTGCTATTTGGTGTTGAAGGGGTTCCTGTGCCTTCAATAGACTCATTAATATCATCATTGGGAGAATTTGAGGATGAGTCAGTAAAATCATAATCATCAAAAAAATTTAAATGAAAATTTTCAGATAAAACAGAACCAGTTTCAGTACTATTATCTGCCCCCATTTTAAATGGAAAAATTTGTTCATAAAACTTCACATCTATAGAAAAGAAAACCATTTTTGAATCAAGACTGTAAAGTTTATATGCTTTTTGAGAACTTGAGTAGCCAATGAACACATACTTATCAGCTCTTGTACCAAACTTATCATGAAGATTAAGTTTGGTAGCAAAACCTAGACAACCAAACACTCTTAAATGATTAAGTGAGGGACACCTACCATAAACCATCTCATAAGGAGATTTACCATTTAAAACAGATGAAGGAGTCCTGTTAATCAAGTATGCAGCAGTTAACACACAATCAGTCCACATATACAAAGGAACACCACTTTGAAATAATAGAGATCTAGCCACATTTAACATATGCCTATGCTTTCTCTCCACAacaccattctgttgtggagtatatgCACAGGAAGTTTGGTGATGTATGCCTTCAGATTTAAAGaaagtacttaagttattattaacaAATTCTGTTCCATTGTCTGACCTGACCACTTTTATAGATTTATTAAACTGATTTTTAAACATTTTAACAAAATCAATAAGAATTTGAGAAAcatcacttttaaactttaaaaggTATAACCAGACAGACCTGGAATAATCATCAACAATAGTGAGAAACATCCTAAAACCATCTTTTGAAACAACTTTATAAGGACCCCACAAATCTAAGTGAATCAATTCACTTATACTTGAGGTTTTATGTGTGCTTAATGGAAAAGGTTCCCTGATTTATTTAGCCTTATGGTAAATATCACAAGGTGATAAGACATCATTACCAAACTTCAATTGTCCTTGCAGAACTTGCATAGCAGGCTCTGCAGGATGACCCATTCTGTTATGCCAAGTAAATTTTGATAAATAACAAGTAACAGAACAATTATTAACAGCATAATTACCACAAACATCATCAAGAACATACAACCCATCCTGAACTCTACCAATCCCCAAGGTCCTTCCCATTATCCCATTCTTTGGTAAATCCTGAATATAGCAATTATTTTCATCAAATCCTATGAACTTGTTACTATCTCTAGCAACTTTGTAAACAGACAAAAGATTAATAGCATAACCAGGTACAATCAACACATCAAAAAGTGTTATATGTTTACTTAAAATAAAATCTCCTATCTTAGAAATTTTTGCACAGGTACCATTTGGATGATCCACTTTTAAATTTAGGTTTGAAATGTCAACCACATTTTTTAGATTTTGTTCAGTAGTAATATAATGTTGGTTGGCACCAGAATCAATAATCCAATTTGGATTAGGTTTAATGAACTGAACATTAGTACCTGACATATTAGACTTAAAATCATTGTTGCCTTTGCTATTAATCATTGACAAGATTTTAGTTACTTGCTCTTCAGTGAATGGAAATGTGGATGAGGTAGTGATAGCTGCATCAGAAGCAGCATTATTATTTGTGAATGgtttgttattgtaattatttgacCATGATGAGTttgtgttattattgttatcagaattattattactgttactgttgttattcttagaaactCTTCTGTTAAAACTGGGAGGATACCCAATTATCTCAAAACATCTATCAATTGTGTGTCCAAGTTTATTACATTTTGTGCACTTAAGATTAGGATTTGGACCCTATTATTGTTAAACTTTGACACATTATTACTGATAATACCAAGATTATGAGATTGAGTTTGAGTTTTAACATTGAAAGCAGATGAAGTCTGAATTTTGTTAGCAGTAAAACTAGGGGAAGATCTATGAGATTCTTCCCTTGAAATAACAGCAAAAGCAGACTTAACTGAAGGTAGAGGATCCTGTGTTAAAAGATTTGTTCTAACAAGTTGATATGAATCATCTAATCCTAATAAAAATTGCATCAGTTTTATTAAATCAGAATGTTTTTGAAAATCTTTATTTGCATCACAAGAACAATTTGGTAATTCAACCATTGCATCATATTGTTTCCACAAAGAGTTTAATTTGTGATAGTATTCTGAAACAGAACCACCACTTTGTGTTAAAGAAtttattttatgatgtaagttaAACACAATAAATCCATCTACTTTGTTATAAGTCTCCTTTAACTCATCCCACACCTCTGATGCTACCTTAGAGAAAATTTGACCAAGATAAAGTTCTTCTGAAATTTAATTTAAAATCCAAGATAGAACAACTGAATTGCATCTATCCCATTGTTTACTTAAAACCTCACCAGCTGTATTTTTTTCAACCGTATTATCAATAAAaccttttttattttttgtttcaagaGCTAAAATCATGGCACAAGACCAGACTCTGTAATTTTCAGTTCTAATTAATTTGATATTGATCAGAGGTGTGCTACTAATGTCACTAGGGTGAAGATACAATGGATCAGCAAAATCAAGTTTGCTGATCAAGGTTTCTCCACCTTCATCACTCATATTGAACAGAAATAAAGAATAAAAGAGAAGAGTTCAGAGAACTTGATGTAAAAACACGCAAGTTAACTCTTCAAACCACAATCTACACAGATAGCAGATTAGGGAAGAAAAAAAGGTTGCGATCTCACCAGTTACCAATTAGTGAGTAGGAGAAGAGAAACCTTACAGTGATTGCTCTGATAGTGTAAAGcagcagaagaaaaagaagaaacaatCACCAGGAAACCCTAATTTTACGAATTAGGATTTGTAAGAATCAACAACTCCAAAATAGAAACAATCGACCCTGTGTTCTTCCCCAAGACTCAATCGCGATCAAAAGAAACCAGATCTATCAGATCTAAAAGTAGATCTGACAAATCAAACACGATGAACAGAAAACCCTAACTTCGATCTTCGAAACAAAACACAACCAGAAATCACCAAACGATCAAGCAATCGatcgctctgataccatgaacaaATTTAAACAATGAAATAAATCTTATTAATCAATGAATCCACAAAACTTCAATTGTACCAGATCACAGTTACAATCTCTAACACGATGAGATTGTTCAATAGAAGAAACAATTACAGAAACAAAGAATCAAATCAGAAACTATCAACCAAGATTCAAGAGAATTGATCTTGGGTAAATACAGCCAAACCCTAATTGATGATTGAACGAGAGAGAGAATACAGAATAATGGAAAAATATGTGGAATGATCTGGAAACCCTTCGAGAGATGGATATATGTTGTTGTATCTGGATCACTTGACACTTGGGCTATAATACAAGCCCAATATTCACTAATAAGCCCAATGTATAAATTAGCAATAATTTATCTCTTCAGCCCAGTTATTAGCTTCTAGTCTTGAACACCTTTAATCCTCACAAGCTTATAACAACTGCACAGCTGAGCTGATCCTTACAGAAAATGTAAATCATCAAAACATCTACAAGTAAACATTTCAAGTTAGAATGAGAAACAACAAATATAAAACTAAGATTGAATAATCTAAATATACTTAGATTATTTAATACTCCCCCACAATCTTAGTTACCAAAAACATCAAACATGGTTAACTTTTGACAAAGATAATCATGTTGATAACTGTTGAATCCTTTAGTGAACAAATCTGCTATATTTTCATTAGAATCAATTTTAACCACATTCAAAAAACCACTTTCATTCTTGTCTCTAACAATGTGCCAGTCTATATCAAAATGTATACATTTTTCATGATGAACTGGGTTTTTAGCAATTTGAATTGCTGGTTTGTTATCACAGTATAGATTAATAGGAAGAAGATTTTCAACTTTTAATTCTTTAAGCAGATTGATCAATCAAACCAATTCACAAGTTACAGCAGCCATTGATCTGTATTCAGCCTCAGTAGAGGACTTGGATACTGTAGCTTGCTTTTTGCTTTTCCAGTTAACCAAATAAGGTCCCAAGAAAATACAGAACCCTGTTATAGACTTCCTGGACAAAAGATTTTTACCCCAATCAGAGTCTGAAAAAGCATTAAGTTCAAGATTCACACCTTTAGTGAAACATATACCTTTACCTGGGCACTTTTTCAAATATTTCAGAACTCCAAAAGCAAGCTTTAAATGAGCAGCAGTAGGTGAATGAATAAATTGACTTAAAACATGAACATCAAAACTAATATATGGTCTTGTTACAGTTATGTAAATCAACTTTCCaacaagtttttgaaaaacacttaTATCTTTTATTGTAGAACTATTATCatcaagtttatagtcagaaacatTAACTTCAATAGGTGTATTCATAGGTTTAGCAGCCAACAATCCAAATTCATTCAATAATTCCAAGCAATACTTTTTTTGTGAAAGACACAGACCTTTAGCAACTTCAATAACCTCAATACCTAGAAAATATTTTAATTTTCCTAAATCTTTAATAAGAAAGTTTTTACTTAAACATTTTTTCACATTATTAATCCAATCAACTGAGTTACCAGTTAAGACAATATCATCAGTATACACTAATAATATCAAGAACACATCATCAATACTTAGTGTATACAGAGAATAATCACACTTGGACTGCACAAAACCAATACCAATTAGACAATCAGAAAGTTTCTCATTCCATTTCCTTGGTGCCTGTTTTAAACCATATAAAGAATTCTTTAATTTGCACACTTTAGTTTCATTTTTGTTAAAAAAAACCTAAAGGATGTGTCATATAAACATCTTCATCTAAAtcactatcacacccccagttagggcctgggcgaaatgtgacttaatatcaaataaaccaacatattataatatacgagaacaatactaaatgataaaataaactttattgagtacgcagcggaataaatgaaatgtcgttacaatgacggaAATAGCAACatagtaaatgttcaaatgcaatagtaataaatgcgattgatcctatgtccaaatagcatcacataagtagtaagtaagaaagcttgaatcaatcagcacctgagacaaaacatgctaaagtgtcaaccaaaaaggttgagtaaaatcataggtttaacaaataagtttgaccgttgttttagaccacaagatttagtttgtaaagttgacctcgcaggatcaaaaagttatgccagtgcgtgatatttagactaacctTTCAAGTTTGcctcaaagacaagttgtagtttatacttgtcagtttaatttcattattaagtaatacaatgacttagtcaaatgtatcggggacgttactcccgataggcctacccccaataattaagcatgcattacgagcaattaaaaatatcactgtagggacttagtcggacatagccgggtatagcatagttttaacagttggtacttgtgtctaaattgtaaaatgtaaaataacagcatgtgtctcaccccaataaaagtaagtaagtttgctagcaataaagagtggggctatgaattcaccttagtaagtagagagatgagctagttattcctcggaatagaaagttagaTGAGTGagtagaaaagtcaacctattgacatttaagagttgtaagtgtttttcCCCAAGTTTaattagatgtttaagtatgatagtgttgtaagtatagttcgttttactaagtttcttttcctagtaagtttctatttttagaaagtttccacttttagtaggttccttattttagtaagtttctataagtagaaagtttctacttttaagagtgttttccattttaggatacttgccatattagataagcttccaatcacccttttcccttcgaatggccatttcaggtctaggggcttgagctatagggtcctttaaatcgaaaaatccaaacccttccgcctagagtttcgtagaaatcattcgtcaagaaagttcgaagatctatacatctctaatacatatcccaaaatatttttatgtgttacaatataagtagtaggttataggtgctagtaataataatagtgtatacatgttaattaatagtataagtagtattagggtttcattaattagggttagttaattaaagtaataaataataactagggtttagtaattaatgtcctagggttgcataaatgtttagagtttaattaattagggtttaagaattatagtttaggtgtaatta
The window above is part of the Rutidosis leptorrhynchoides isolate AG116_Rl617_1_P2 chromosome 1, CSIRO_AGI_Rlap_v1, whole genome shotgun sequence genome. Proteins encoded here:
- the LOC139885767 gene encoding uncharacterized protein, whose product is MSDEGGETLISKLDFADPLYLHPSDISSTPLINIKLIRTENYRVWSCAMILALETKNKKGFIDNTVEKNTAGEVASEVWDELKETYNKVDGFIVFNLHHKINSLTQSGGSVSEYYHKLNSLWKQYDAMVELPNCSCDANKDFQKHSDLIKLMQFLLGLDDSYQLVRTNLLTQDPLPSVKSAFAVISREESHRSSPSFTANKIQTSSAFNVKTQTQSHNLGIISNNVSKFNNNRVQILILSAQNVINLDTQLIDVLR